In the genome of uncultured Sphaerochaeta sp., the window AAATTGCGTTGGGCAAGATGTGCGATTCCCGTTCGTCGCATGGCTGTATCAATTTCGCATTTCTGCTCCTCTTTGGAACTATCAGGGTTTACGGCCATACTCACCACTTCCCGTGCTGAGACGGGGAATTGCTGTTGGGTCTGTTGTTGCCGGATGTACCCGATGGTTCTTGCCGGAAGCTGGCCGGGATCCCTGCCGTCGATGAGAATGCTTCCTGCACTTGCTTTGAGTTTTCCCATCAAGAGGTTGAGCAGGGTGGTCTTGCCTTTGCCGTTGTCACCCTGAATGATGAGCCTTCCTCCCTCAGGAAGCGAAAAGGAGAGGTTGCTGACCAGATTTGGTTGGCCGGGATAGGCGAAGGAGAGATCGGCCACCTCCACGGCAATGCCTTGCACCAGCTTTGCCCTTCGCTTGAGCTCGCGGTACATCTGGTCCTCGTCTCCCATTTCGGAAAGAAGTGTTTCCGTCTTGCAGGCAAGGAGGGGAATGCGTTTTTCCCAGCTTACCTCAATCCCATGAGCTTGGTAGTGGGCGATGGCAGTCTCGCTGATGAGGTTGATATGAGCACGCTTGATTCCCAACCGGCTCATCAGGAGTGCGGCAGCCTTCCCAGCAGCCGTGTCATGGGCACTGAGGCAGTCCTTGGGACCGGTGTAGCCGGCAAGGAATTTCTCCAGGGCAAAGAGCGGGTGAAGCCAGCGACCTGCATCCGAGAAGATCAGCTCATCATGGTTGTAGACGCAAAGCGTAGTATTCTCTGCAAGAGGCTCTTGGTAACGATTCACAAATGATTCTCCAATAAAAAAACCATGAAAGCAAAGGATGGATCTCCTTCTCTGCCTTCATGGCTTCTGTATGTACTATAGGTAACAATCAGGATCAGTCCCCTTCATGGGGATGTATTGGCGATAGTTTACCGTTGGGGCGGACAGCTGTCAAGAAAGGTCTGGATCTCTTCAAGTGACAGGTTGATCATCTCCCCAAGACTAAGATCCTGCCGTCCTACGATGGAAACATTGCACTTGCTGATGGGCAGCAGAATCTTGTGTGCCCTGCTCTGTGCTACGGCCACAGCCATGGTGGGGGTGATCTCCCCATGCAAGGCATCGGCGGTGATGATGCCCAAAGGACCGACGATGAGGTCGGCTGTACGGGCTGCAACGACCACCGGATTCTCTCCGGTTGCAATTGCATCGGCGCCGCTGCGCAACATTGCACTGGCGGCAAGACTGTTTGTTCCGATGGCGAGCACCTTCACTTGGGGGAATCGGGCCTTGATGGCCTCGACCAAGCTTTTGCCAAGACTTCCGCCCTGTCCGTCGATGATTGCAATGGTCATAAGGTACCCCCAGTATCCTTCCTATCCAAACCAACAAGATAGATCTCAAAAGAGTCGTCCCTGCAAGCCTTCGGCTTGAAGGGCTTCACTTTTGTGAAGAAGGTGCGCATTGTCTTGAGCAGTTCCACCTGCCCGCCACCTTGGAAAATTTTCACCACAAGGTTTCCATGCACCTTCAGGTGCTCCTGTGCAAGGTAGATTACCTGCTCTGCAAGATACTCGCTGCGTGCAGTATCTACAGCCCTGTTTCCCATGGTCATGGGAGCAGCATCACTGATGATGACATCATACGGACCATGCTCCACGAGGATGGTACGGATCTCCTTGCTGAAGGCGTCGCCGACATAGCTGGTGACCGTGTGGGGGATCGGGTTCAGGTTCAGAGGATTGAGGTCCACTGCGATTATCTTGCC includes:
- a CDS encoding DUF3842 family protein, with amino-acid sequence MTIAIIDGQGGSLGKSLVEAIKARFPQVKVLAIGTNSLAASAMLRSGADAIATGENPVVVAARTADLIVGPLGIITADALHGEITPTMAVAVAQSRAHKILLPISKCNVSIVGRQDLSLGEMINLSLEEIQTFLDSCPPQR
- a CDS encoding RlmE family RNA methyltransferase, whose translation is MATSRRDRADSYTKRAHKEGYPARSVYKLEELQQTFNLVRKGNTVLDVGAAPGSWTLYTHNELIKGEGKIIAVDLNPLNLNPIPHTVTSYVGDAFSKEIRTILVEHGPYDVIISDAAPMTMGNRAVDTARSEYLAEQVIYLAQEHLKVHGNLVVKIFQGGGQVELLKTMRTFFTKVKPFKPKACRDDSFEIYLVGLDRKDTGGTL
- a CDS encoding DUF1893 domain-containing protein, which translates into the protein MNRYQEPLAENTTLCVYNHDELIFSDAGRWLHPLFALEKFLAGYTGPKDCLSAHDTAAGKAAALLMSRLGIKRAHINLISETAIAHYQAHGIEVSWEKRIPLLACKTETLLSEMGDEDQMYRELKRRAKLVQGIAVEVADLSFAYPGQPNLVSNLSFSLPEGGRLIIQGDNGKGKTTLLNLLMGKLKASAGSILIDGRDPGQLPARTIGYIRQQQTQQQFPVSAREVVSMAVNPDSSKEEQKCEIDTAMRRTGIAHLAQRNFFTLSGGERQKVSLARSLCQKARLLLLDEPTSFLDAKSRRTLIEILHSLTLQEMPTIIIVTHDKELEADLCWPILHLEALHG